The DNA window tttcacaatgtaagttattatagcatttcctatattcatattgatgttaatgaatctagatagatatatatgtctagattcattaatatcaatatgaatgtggaaaatgccagaatgacttacattgtgaaacggagggagtatttgcttaGAGAGCATCAGACTAGAATTGTTCATTTGGGTCATGGAAGTATCCATATTTAACCGTGAATGTTACAGTAGCTCCAAGTTATGCATTTGTAGTGAAGTTGCTGAGTTGTCTAAATCCGCTTAATTTTTAGTGAAGTTGCCGAGTTGTCTAATTATCTAAATCCTGCATTCAGCTTGCAGGCTGGGATAGTTTCAAGGATGCATCAGTCATTCTAAAGTTTGGGATGTATTATCTTGTCTGTTTGATGATTGATGTATTGTTGGTTCTAACTTTATGACTTGCATCTTTTGCAGGATGTCAAGTGCCAGGGCTGCTTCAGCATGTAAATATTTCCTCCTCTTTTATGCTGTGATGTGATATACTAATACAAAATGAAGTAGATACAGAAATTTAGGCATTTTCATTTGGTCAACCCTCAATGCTACACACATAATCTCTGCCGATCAAAAATTTATATTGCTAACATGGTTCTGATTTGTTTACATTTTACAAGCATCACGTTGATTTTATATTCATTTTGCACAAGAGGATGGTTTTAATTATAATCTACTATGCATACACTTTAGCAGTGCTCGAAACAGATTCTAGGATGAACTGATCAGCCACATGTGAATTGAGGAAGgtcattagtgcatgattaattaaatatgaaCTATTATAAACtagaaaattgatttatttcatttttttaagaaacaataTAGAAAGGCTCATAACATGGTGGTCAAGTCATAAAGTCAAGTTGAGGTACCCTTGGATCGACTTGGTGACTTGTTGACTAGTCCATGAATTGGTCGTGTGAAAACAGGGGATGCACTAtctatagtactccctccgtttcatattataagtcgtttgacttttttcttagtcaaaattctttaggtttgaccaagtttgtagaaaaatttaACATCCATGACACCAAACTAGTTTCACTAAATTTAACATTACTATATTTTGCTATAAACTCTATCAAACttgaagaagtttgactaagaaaaaagtcttcaagtttgactaagaaaaaagtcagacgacttatattatgaaacgaagTATAAACTATGGATTATGGCGTAGCCAGCAAGATAATAagtcaacaagaaataaaactaaatttcTAAACACACCATTATTAGTATGGTGATTTGGGAGAAGAGGCTAGTTGCACACAACGATTTGGAAGAAGAGGGAGCCAGGGAGATGGAAGAGTAGATCTAGGAGGGGACAGGAAACCAGCGTTGGAAGAGAGGCTGAGAGCAGGGAAGGAGGAGGTTGGGTGGTGTTGCTCTTGCCCCTGGCCTCAAGATGCCTTTGGTGGTGCTCCTTTCTGCTTGATACTGGTATCCCTTCTCTCATGGGTAGGCCCATACCGTGTTTCCACTGCCCACCCAACCCATAGCACAACACTAGTATTTGGGAGGCACTACACGTTGGGCGCTCGATCCAGGGGTGGGAAAATCGGGCGCCCACGTTTTCCCCACCCCCGGATCGAGCGCCCGAGCGGTAGTTGTCTCCCAAATACTTGTgctgtgcatgcatgcttgctgaCGCCAGCATGACGTGGGCGTCCGATTTTCCACCCCCTATCGGTCCGATGTGTAGTTGCCTCCGTGGCTCCATATTTGTGAACAGGTCGATTAAATGGCTCAACTTGCTATTTGGTTGGCCTCTAGTTGTGTGGTCTGACAGACTTTATGAATAATCTACGACTAATCGCGTGAGTTGATAACAATGGAAAGGCTTTGTAAAACACACTATTTGGCAGTTTGGAAAGCGTGCtcacggaaaacgagggagcAGCCAAGGCATTGTTCTTACCGGTTTATGATTGGCtacttcctcgttttccgtaAACACGCTTCCCGAGCTTCTGAACGGTGTGTTTcttgcaaaaactttctatatagaagttttatttaaaaatttgaagaaatccatttttaaagattataatagttaatacttaattaatcacttgCTAATGGCCTGCCTCGTTTTGCATGCAGCACATCAGCTCAGCCCACCTTTTGATTCGAAAGGGGCAGAATCAAACGGGGCCTTAGGCCACTGTAACTCATTAATTTTTTATGCGGCAAACTTTCCTTGCTCCTAACTGTATGTACCTAGCAATGGAcaacctatacatttgtcgacaaattttctcctaaaaatttgacagatgtaattatagtacaatcgaagtgtaattacactgtaacttatgtaattacactgtaacttgcacgTAACTACAgggtaacttgtatataagtttcatgtaattttgaatctttagatctattacaagatttgttttggtgaggaagaaaaataaaatcacagcacacatatgtgtaaggatttgttcccacaacctcTATTTTACTGAAATAACATATCACatagagatttttgaaagttacgtacaagttacactatagttacagtgtaattacatgcaagttacagtgtaattacactacgattgtactgtaattacatccgtcaaatttttgggagaaaatttgtcaacaaatatatagcaaaatcgaccTAGCAATGTGGATACACCACTGGTCCATGGAAAAAAACCTGCCATTGTAATTGGGTACTCATGCTTATTCACTTTTTTAAGACTCGTCAAGTATTACCTGTTTACTGATTACAATGAAACGTCTGCCATTTAAATTCTATTACAGGATGTATGTAGCTGTAATTGTGATTTAACACGTCCTTTATGCCCCACTGAGCTTTATGTTTGATGTACTGAAACTGTTCTCTTGTGATTGCAGCACTACTGTGTTCAGCCACTCCCAGACAGTGGTGGTCTGCCCGGGCTGCCAAACCGTGCTTTGCCAGCCTACAGGTGGAAAGGCCAGGCTAACGGAGGGGTGCTCCTTCCGCCGCAAGAATGATTAAGATCTAAATATctgaaagcaaaaaaaagaaaaggcttgaACGAGCTTAGTTTCTCCAGGATGTAGTCTGAAAATTTTGCAATGCCTGTCAAGTGAACCCCATGTTTGGTAATTTAATCTCTGGGATTATGTCATGACTCTGTTACTTTGTTGGTTGGTCTGGAGAGTAAGATGAGATGTAGGGCTACGTGAACAACCGTATGCTTGGCATGAATGAATTGATATTCCTGGTTACCTTGGTTTCCTTTTTCTGCTCTTATCCCTCTTGATTTCTGATGCAGTAAACTTGTTTTGTTTGTCTCATTTGATTTGAAACGAAACATAATCCTGTTTTGCTTCAACACTGTTCTCTGTCAATGTGTGTTGTTCCCTATGTCTGTTGCTTGGGCTGTGTACCTTCCTGAAGACTGGAGCTTATTAGACATCATTTGGTCCGAGATGAAAGGATATTGTTTATGTGCCTCAAACAAGGACTGTCAAGGAACAGCTTTCGGGAAGAAAAGAACAGCCATCTGGAAACTCTCAGGGTTTCAGTGCTTCGACTTGAGATTTGTACTGAATATTTGGACAGGCCAAGACTTTGCATAGTAAGGCAAAGCTATCCCAAGTCCCAACTTATCCCACATGAGTTAGCCTAACCTCTAGAAACCGAACGCTCAGCTATGGCCAAACCTCTAGAAACTTAGTAACACTGACCGCTACCTGGCACTGGCAGATGTATTTCGACAACTCGAGTGCATTGGATTTTAACAACCGAGTGCATAGTTGCATACATCAACAAAACTGCTCTCGAAACTTGTACCTTTGTTCCttttctcactctctctcctcgAACTTGTACAATTCCCTCTCTCTTTCGCTATCTTCGATAAAATTTCAGTGCCggttcgtaaaaaaaaacagtgcatACCCTTTCAGtgccagttttttttcttttaaaaaaattgcatacccTAGATGATATGTAAGAGATGAGTATGTACTCCCTCAATCCAAAAAAAACCGAATCTAGCACTGGATGtaacacattctagtacaacaaaGAGATATGTCTATATTCGTAATACTGGGATGTATCACATCCAGTATTAGATTAACTTTTTATTGGACGAAATAAGTATGCATAAGTTGCAAAATAACTTTCCCAGGCTACCTGGAAAAACAATGTGCAAACCTGCCCCAAAGCCCATAGCTTTGTACTACATACATTAACAATACATAAACATTTAACAATATGGGAACGGAAGGCTCGAACCGATCCGTCCAGCCGCGAGAGCGTCGAGTCGTCATCGCCATGCTTCCACACATCACGAGGAGAGCCACCAAtggacgccgtcgtcgtcttcctctgcCTTTGCGGCTGTCCGTGACTGAATTGTTGTTGATgtcttgatgatgatgatgctgtaCCTTGTTTGCTTGTTGCTTATATTCAGACTTGTCGCTTTGGTTTGGCATGATTAAACTAGGACTTGTAAGATTAGCCTTtttgtttgccttttttttttggctcttcCTTTGTTTGTTCCAGAGCCTGCAAGATATGGCAGATATATGGCACAGGTGTGTAGATTTGCATGGACATGATTTGACATTTTGGATTCTAGGTGATCATTAGTCTGCTCAATCTTGGCTCCTGGCTGGGCTTagcaccatattttttttgtggctAGCTTCATACTTTCAGACACAGTAATCGTTATCGTTGTGGGATAATTCAGTAGTTAACTCACCCAAATTATGCATGAGATGAGAGTGATTGATGTGTTCGTTAAGTTCAGGTTAGTAATTATGCTTGTTGTCTGctcaaatttattttctttgagtGATCTTTACGGCATCAATCTCTTCTATCAATTGACAAAGTATGTTTGCATTTAAGTATTTAACTATCACTTGTATCAGTCATCATCAGAATAGATGCAAACACTCTACAAATGTCAACTTTACCACCACTTTCTGTTGAGTGGAGAAGAACACGGATTTTCTAGCAGCGAAATTTCCTGGAAATTTCCTGAGCACCTAGTGATGAGGATGGACACACTCCCAAAAGAAGCGAAATCGAAAGAACCCTGCCGATGTAACCAAaatgcatatctttttttttcttgataaaAGTGATGATTCCTACCACAACGTAAGCGCATTTTTTTCGCAAAAAATTACACAGGTTTGGCAAGGCGCAGATGCAACTAATGGTGCCAAGCAAAGCTGTGACACTTCAAAAGCAGAAGAAAGCTTGGAAAAATAAAGATGAAGCCGATCTTTTAGATGTTACAAATGTAGATACATGTGTATCTTCGAGTTGGAAGTTTATCATACATTGGATGTGGGATTGTACTTTCCTCAAAGTACAAGTAACAAGATATTGTCTCGATGAACGAGCTGCATAACCTGCAGAAGCCTGCACAAGCCCCAGCCAAGCACTTTCAGGTGTTCTACTTACTCTGCTTATGAGGGCTCTGGAATCATCGTCATGATGTCGTTTTCCGCGATCAGACTCCCTCTTTGGCTTGGCTAATTTCAAAATGTATTGAAGAGGCAACCCTATGGGCAGAGCAGTGtaatttttcttaattaaattGAATGATCTCCTTCGATCATTCTGGCAAAAAAAACTTAGCCTGAACTGTACCGACAGGATTATAGTTGAATCCTGGAAACAaatt is part of the Oryza glaberrima chromosome 4, OglaRS2, whole genome shotgun sequence genome and encodes:
- the LOC127771110 gene encoding 40S ribosomal protein S27-like; protein product: MVLSNDIDLLNPPAELEKLKHKKKRLVQSPNSFFMDVKCQGCFSITTVFSHSQTVVVCPGCQTVLCQPTGGKARLTEGCSFRRKND